GGGCCGCGGGGTCACAGGGTCCCGGGGCCGCGGGGTCAGGGGGTCCCGGGCTCCCGGGGCCTCGGGGTCACAGGGTCCCGGGGCCGCGGGGTCAGGGGGTCCCGGGCTCGCGGGGCCGCGGGGTCAGGGGGTCCCGGGGCCGCGGGGTCAGGGGGTCCCGGGCTCCCGGGGCCGCGGGGTCACGGGGTCTCAGGCTCCCGGGGCCTCGGGGTCCCGGGCTCCCGGGGCCGCGGGGTCAGGGGGTCCCGGGGTCCGGGCCAGCTCCGTGGCTGCCGCGGGGGCACAAGCGGGGGCTCAGAGCCCCGGGCTTGCCGGCGAGAAGAGCCAGGTACCTCCTGGACGTCCTCTTGGTTGGTCTTGGAGATGAACTAGACAGGAGAAACGGGGGGCGGGGTGAGGAGGCGCCCCGGGGACCCCCGGCCTCTGCCCCccaaggcccccccccccccccgtagtCCGGTCCCGGCGCCCCCCAGCGTggccccgcccgccccgcccaCTTAAAGGGCCCCGGCCCGCCGTCACCTGCGCGGTCACTTTGTACTCCGTGTAGCCCTTGGGGTGCGTCCGCGTGTCCGACACCGTGTACAGCCGCCGGAAGTCGTCCTTGGCCCTGAGGGACATCCCCGGAGAGGAGCCGGAGCCCGGCGGCCCGCGGCGGCCCTGGGCGCCCGGCCTGGCCGCCCCGCTCCtcctccccgccccgcccctcccgggCCGCCGCCTCTCCTGCGCACGCGCAGGGCTCCGCGCGGCTCGGCCCGCCCCCCGCTGCCCTTCCGGGAGCCGCGGCCGGGGACCGTCCGCAAACTCCGCCCCCTGGGGACGGCGCAGAATgggccccgcccccagccccaGCCAGCCCGGAGCGCCCCTGGGCTAagccccctcccctgccccattTCTCCCCAGGTTTCCCGGGTGGGGCCGTGAGGCAGGGTGATGGGGGGCAGGCTCCCCCCCAGTCTCCGCCTGTCCCCCTCCACACACCGGCCAGGCCTCTGCCTGGGTCACTTCCTCTTCTTGCCAGTATCCTTCCAGAGAGTTCTAGGGCTGCCCGCTGGAGGGGGCCTTCCCCGCTCTCTCCCAAGTGTGGTAGGGGGCTGGTACCTCCCCGGTTCCTGTAGCCTTTCTGGGTACTCTCCTCCTTGGGCATGATGGGGAGATGGCCTGGGAGGAAGGAGACCAGCCAGGAGGAGGGGTACAACGGGCTTTTATTCTATCAGCTGGGCAGAGGAAGGGGCCTGGAGACTCGGGGCGCCGGAGTGCTTCCCACTGCTTTGTCATCCACAGACAAAGTGCCACAGGAGGGACGGGGCTGGGGAATGGTGGCCGCTCCTCCCTGGGGAGCGGGGGGAAGGCACTCCCACAGAGCAGCAGGGTCTCTCCCCTTAAACAGCGTGAGTAGCATCTGGTGAGGACACGGGGGAGGAGGCGTTAGTTGGGGTGCCGCCGGCTTCCGTCCACCTCTGAACCTGGCTCCCCGGGGGCCCCGGGCCAGAGAGGATCAGGATGGGTGGCGGGAGCCGGGGATGCATGGAGGGGCCACTCTTTGGGTGGGTCAAGGGTTCAGTCCAGGAGCTGGTATTTGGACGCAGGGGTCATTCAGAGGTGAAGATACGGCTGGAGATGTCATCCAGGAGCCAGTCGACCCCCAAAAGCAGGTTCTCTCCGGTGACTGCACTGCAGCCCTGGATACACCAATGGTGACTGCGGATGCCATCTAACTCCAGGATCTGAGGGAAGGATGGGAACCCTCAGAGAGCAGGCCCACAAACACTCAGACCCCTCTTCCCACCTCGAGGACTCTCAAGGCCTCCACTCACCTCTCGAATGTTGTTAGAGGACAGAGCCCCGGGGAGGTCCTGCTTGTTGGCAAAGATCAGGAGAGTGGCTCCTGCCAGGCGCTAAGAGGGAAAATAGAGGTGGCATAAGGTCTAGGCCAGCCTTCCTCATTGGCTGCCTGGCCTCCTCTAGCCTCTTTTCTGTGGCTCCCTTCCCAGGCTCCCCTCCACTCTCTTCCATTCCTGCCCATCTGCCTTCATCATCCCATAACTGTGGCTTAGAACCTGGGATCTGTCTCCTGGCTCTGACTCGTGCAAGGTTCCAGGGCCctggaagctcttagggcttcCTTATGGCTGGAGGAGTAGGACAAAAATGTTGTCCCACATGAATCTGATCTGGGATTTGTTCAGTCCCTACCATGGCCCAGGCCTCTGCTGGGGAGCCAAAGACAAAAGCAAGAATTCCTGTCCTTGTGTTGTGTGCCTCAGTGTCCCTTTCTAGTCAGAAGACAGGACCAAATGAGCTCTGAGGACTTTGCCAGCTTCATCTTCAAAGGGTCTTTATCTGAAGGCTGCACCCCACTCAGACAGTGACaatctctgcccccccccagctTCCTCCCCCACCCCGACTCTGCTCACCTCCTCCACAAGGAGGCTCTCCAGCTCCCGGCGGCAGTCCTGCATACGCTGCTGGTCAGCACTGTCCACTACCCAGATGAGGCCATCAGTGCTCTCAAAGTAGTTCCGCCAATAAGAGCGCAGGGACTTCTGTCCACCCACATCCCAGATATTCAGCTTGAACCTGAGGAAGAAGCGGGGGAAGGATGAGTaggtggatgggtgggtgggtggatggatgggaaAGTGGATGGGTGAGCAGATGAGTGGGTTTGAGTGGGTGGATGGGTAGATGGGTGGGTAGATGGATGGGAGGATGAATGGTTGGGTGAGTGGGTGGGTGAATGGATAGGTAATGAATGGGTAGGTGAGAGATGAATGGGGGGGCGGATGGgaggatggatggagggatgggtGGATGGTTGGttggatggatggttggatggatggatggatacgTGAATAGTTGGAtggatggttggttggttggatggatggttggatggatggatggatacgTGGATACTTGAATGCATGGGTGGGTGGGTGGTTGGATAGTGGGGTGAATGGATGGGTGAGGCTGAGCCCCGAGTCCCCGGGGCCGTGGGGCCGGTGCCTCCCTCACCCTCGATGCTCCAGGGTTTTGATGTTGAAGCCCAGGGTGGGTGAGATGGTGTCGATGTCCTCCCCGTTGAACTTCTTCAGGATGGTGGTCTTCCCTGCATTGTCCAGGCCACTGGGGGTGGGGTTAAGGAGCCGGGACCCTtctggggggcaggggaggggccCCGGGACCGGTCTGGTGGCCTCGCGGGCCACGCGGCCTGCTTGTGCACTCGGACTGGAAGGCGCAGGCCTGGGAAGGGGCAAGGGGGGCTCCGGGAGAGGCCGCCACGGGGGGCTGGGGGCAGCGGGCAAGGCCTCCGCCTggcagcccccccccccgggcAGTTGGGCGATTCCACTTTTGCGCGCTCACCGCCCCTTGGGAGGCCCTACAGACAGCACCCCCCCATTTCGGTGGCTCATGGTACGGCCCAGGCCCCACCCCGCCCTCCCGGGGTCATTGGCTGGCCCCGCCCACGTGGCCCACGCAGGGCAGTTGGTAGGGCCGGGCCCGGCCCAGAGCGGAGCTTCCTCCCTcgtcccccttcccttccccccaagctagcgccccccgcgccccggcACCCGAGGGTCCCGTCAGGCGGAGGATACAGCATGAGGAGCCGCAGCTCCCGCTCCTTCTGCTTCATCTTCTTCAGGATGGTCAGAAGCCCCATGGTCCCCGTCTCCCCTCCCCGACGCTGCGCCTTCCTAGTTTGGTAGCCCGTTCCCCCCTCTCATTGGCCAGCGCGCCCTCGGGCCGCGACCCGATTGGCCCAGCTCTGGTTTGGGCCAGCCCCTTCTCGCCGGAGCCCGCGGCTGGAGGAGGCACCGCCCCGGGGAAGCCGAGCGGGGGCGGGGCTACGGCGGGCGCCCGGGGCCAAACAGCCCGCCTCGCCGCTTCGGCCCGCGGGACCCGGCGCACGGCCCGACCGCTTTACGCGGCGCAGCTTTCCCCAGGGACGGGGTCATGGAGGAGGCCAGCCGCCGAGGGGCACGGCTCGTGATGCGGGCCTGGCTGAGCTCCGGGGGCCGCTGGAAGCTGCAAAGACTTCATTTCCCATGAAGCTCAGGGAGCTTCTCTGGACTCCATTTCCCAGCAGGCCGAGGGCCGGCTCCCGGGGCGGTGGCTCTCCAGCAAGTGCACAAGCGTTAATTATTCAGCAGCTGTTTGGGCTCGGGGGGCTCGGGGGGCTCGGGGGCGGGCACAGCGGGCTGGGACTGCAGGGGTGCCGGGGGGCGGCCCCCCTTCCTTCGCTGCGCGCCCACAGGCTCCATTGGGCAGACTTAGGGTGCCTCGGCCGGAGGGGGCGTGAAGGATGAAGGGCCCAGGACTTGGGCTCATTCTTTACAGTGCTCTCTGGAGCCCCTCAAACACCGGGCCACGGCCCCCATTGGCTGGCTAAAGAGCATCCCACCAGCGGGGCTCAAAGGAAGGCCCCCAGCTTCCCCCCATACAGCTGAGGTGGGCAGACCCAGCTGACCATGACCCCACGTGAGGGTAGCCCCCCCTTCTGGCAGAACCCCCCCAGAACCAGGAATTTGGGGAGGTTTgcttataatttgttgtttgccCAATTGGATGTGATACCATTTCTGAACGTTCTTCTTCTAAGATTGTGAGTTCTAgattcctcccccttccctaagAGAGCCCACGATGGGGAACCGCCCCAGTCAGTGAACATGACCGTTGAAGAACCAGCAAAGAAGACGGGGGAGGAACAGTCAGAGACAAAGGAGGGAAAGCAGAAAAGGTCAATGGCCCAAAACCCTAGAGAGAAGAGTCAGGGAGGAGAGGGGAATCACCAGGAGTGAGGGCTGCCAAGGCCAAGGAGGATGAGGGTGAGAAAAAGGCCATCGGATTGGACAAATAAGTCTCTGGGACAGCGAGgtggacagtggatagagtactgaccctggagtcggCAGAACCTGAGTTCTAAGGTGACCtcaatacttaataattacctagctgtgtgaccttgggcaagtccacaaacaccaaaaaaaaatcttaaaaaacaatttCTCTGCTAACTGGAGATGGCAACTAAACCTCCATCTTGTACTGGAAGCCTCCTACCCCCTCTTAATTTGCATATCTTTCTtccattaattatttcctattatccTGTCTATAGCTTGCTATATACATCTGCTAATAGATgggaagctccttgaaggcttCTTTATCTCCAGAGCACATCTGGCACATTGATTTCAATTTAATAAGAAAGAGGGGGGTGAAGTAGAAACTCCTAGGGAGGGCCTTCTCAAGGAGGTTAGCCACAAAAGGGACGATATCAGAGGGATGGGAGGGCATGTTTCTAGGCAATAGGGAACAGCCATATACAGGAAGAATTGAAGAGCTGAAGGGGCGAACTTGTGGTATAGAGAGGTTTGCCTTGGCCACAAGAAGGGCCCATGCTGCTATGCAATGGGTGACGGAGGAGACGGTGGCAGAAGAAATTGAGGTGGGGGCAAGAAGAGCTCTCGATGGGCTCCACTTTTTCAGTAAAGAATGAGTCAAGGTTCTCAGCTGATGGGTTGGAGGGAAGGGGAGCTAGGGGAGACTTGAGGAGGGGTGAAAATGGTGGTTAGTGGGAAATAGAGCAGCAAAAAGATTCCCTTGCTGCAGTGGGGGTCCAGGAGAGGTCAAATGATCTAAATTTGTAGGGGACTCGGTGGTCAGGGTGGGGCCATGGCGCCTCTATCTGTGGATGACAGTTGGTGGCAGTTGTTGCTGGGGTTAATAAAGGGGGGGGTCCCTTCTTTCCAATGATGGCTCATCATTGGTAGTAGCAGGGACTGGGCTGAAAGTGGGCTTGGGAGTCACGGCTTTCCCCAAAGTTTTGGAGCTCAGGGTGCCAGGCCTTCTCCATCAGGGTCTGAGGGAACATGGTGGGGGGGGATAGGGGCAGTTTGATTTACCAGGTGAGTGCTAATTACGATCACCCCCTCAGGGTATCTTAGGAAACGAGAGGAAGAGATTGTAAAGAGGAAGGGAAGTCCCCACTGAAGAGCTGGACCTTGGGTGTAAGGGTGTAAAGCCTGGAAGGCTGAGGGGGGCAGTGAGCCGCACAAGATGAGCTGACAGGCCATggtgtctttttctttttggattttgaaAGCCATCTTTGGGTAGATCTACCCAGGGATCAAACAGAAAAGACAAACAGAACTTAGGACCAACTGAGACAAGTTGATTTTTTAAGTGCAGGGTCTGGGACTTCCTTCCCCCTGGGATGAGTGAAGAGGGAGGAGAATGATAATTGATGGGCCCCCAGAGTCCCTGGGGTGCCTTTTCTCATGGGCTCTAGGCTGCTCTGGACCCCTGCTCTTCTGGCCCTCTTGAATGCTAGGCAGTATCTTGGGGCCAATGCCCTCAGGACAGAGGGAGCCACCAACAGGAGTATGGGAAGCTCCTGGACCTCAAAGGGCAGAACCACGGGGCAGCAAAAAGTTAGATTGGAGGCCAGCAAAACTCCTTAACAAGGAGAGCCTGCCCAGAGGGGAGTGGACCCAGCATCTGGAGATGCCTTCATAGGGCagagggggagatgttgggggggTCCTTTGGGGTCCAGTTGGACTGGAGGCTGCCAAGCTGTCTTTGACCTTCTAAAGCTGTGGGTCTGAGGCCCCTCAGTGGATGGATAGCATCCATCTGGGAGAGCTGATGTTGTTGGGTGCAAAGAAGGCTCCTGGCTTCCCTGGACCCTTTCTcatcttctccaggaagccttcaaTCTATTAGCCTGTTTGACCACTGTGGTTTGCATGTTGTCCCCCCACCCTCACCACACTCCATTAGACTAggagcttcctgagggcagacACTgccctttgtctttctttgtgtctccagcTTAGTTGTCCGGATCCACATctgtctctggaggagagaacCAAgatgctgacttagcacagcgcccTCAGTCAGATCCAATTCAGGGACActtgatatcacctccctgacctcagggtcttcttcaagaaggtcCTGATACACCTGAAgggcttaataaaagcttattgagtGACTGCCATTAGTGTCCTTTCCAGTCTTGTGACTATGGACATTTTTTAAAACCTCTACTAGAAAGGGTCATCAGAGGGCGGCTatgtggtgcagcagatagagcaccggccctggagtcaggaggatctgagttcaaatgtgacctcagatacttaataattacctagctgtgtggtcttgggcaagccacttaaccccatttccttgcaaaaacaaaaaatgtttgaTGCTCCCAATGACCCCAagctatttgacagatgaggaaactaaggcccagagtgGCCTAAGAGAGGATGTGGTTCTGGGTTTATCACCATTATGCCAGATGTCCCAAGAATGtcagctccctgagggcaggctTGATTGGTCTTCCCAGTGCCCCAGAgagggttgggggggggcaggcagGGAGGGGCAGTTCAGGGAGCCTTGGGGGGACCTTGGCCTTGACCCAGGAAGATTAACTGAACCAGAgcattcccccccccttccctgagGCCAACCTTTAGACCGTCCCTGGCCAGGGCACCCTGGTCCTGGCCACACCCACCCGCCAGGTGCTTCTTTCCAGCAGTTACATCATGCTTGGAGCCTTGGGCTGCAGCCCTGGCAGATGCTGCTTCGTcagcccccacccccatcccctacCCTCCCGGACCTGGAGTCTGCTTCTGTTTGTAAACCCAGCTTCCCCATGAAAAGAGACTGCCCAGGGGCCCTCCTGGGCTTTGGGGCATCGcctccaaccccctcattttatagacaaggaagcTTCACCCAGGGATGGCGTGGGGTGCTGGAGCCAAGCCAGCTCCTGATGAACTGTCTCCTCCGGAGGAGACCTGGCCCCACCTACCCAGCAGAGAGATGCCATCCTCATTGCCTCTCGATttcacagctccccctcactgaGCCTCCAGCCCCCCAGGGGCCAAGGCCAAGGTGGTTCAGTAGAGGCCGAACTAGccctggggagggagggaggaaatgggAGGAGGAGGATTCCCGGAGTCCAGGGGACAGCCTTAATCGCTGGCAGAAATGGAACAAAGACTTGCCAGGCCTCCGGGGGGGATTTGAGAGGGCATTCCCTCTGATCCCCTCAtctcacagatggggaaacagaggctCGCCTGGCACTGGTCCCACAGCCAGCAACATTAGCAGGTGGAATCTCTGGCTGCCTGGCTCTCTTAGGGCAGTAACATTTAGCCCAGGAGCCTGTCATCCAACCTTGTTTTAACAGATGGGGACACAGGTTCAGCCAGCCATTGTGAGAGCTCAGATTCACACCTGGCTTTCTCCAGCCTCCAAACCTTTTCTCAGGCCTTCCTTGGCATTTCCTCTGACTACCAGCCCCATCATGGCAGGATGCCACTCTTCTCCCCTCCAGACCCCCACTGCAGGACTCTCCTGGGCGCCTCTCCTCGGAGGCTGGCTTCTCTAGCTCTCAGCCATTTCCCCTTCCCTGTCCACCCCCCAAACACC
The Macrotis lagotis isolate mMagLag1 chromosome 3, bilby.v1.9.chrom.fasta, whole genome shotgun sequence genome window above contains:
- the ARL2 gene encoding ADP-ribosylation factor-like protein 2 translates to MGLLTILKKMKQKERELRLLMLGLDNAGKTTILKKFNGEDIDTISPTLGFNIKTLEHRGFKLNIWDVGGQKSLRSYWRNYFESTDGLIWVVDSADQQRMQDCRRELESLLVEERLAGATLLIFANKQDLPGALSSNNIREILELDGIRSHHWCIQGCSAVTGENLLLGVDWLLDDISSRIFTSE